From Candidatus Methylomirabilis sp.:
ATGCGAACGAGCTGCGTGGCACGACAGGGTCCGGGTCCTGGCGCCGGCGCCGCCCCGGCCCCCGGCCCCCCTGGGGAACCCTCCCGTGGTTCCCCCCCTCGGCCCGAGGCCGAGGGCCCCCCCTCCGCTAGGGGGCCGGCGGGCGGCATCCGGCGCCACCCGGACCCTGGGTCACATCGTTCGTTAGGTATTAGGGGGCCGCGCCGGGGGAACCGTGGAGGTCCGGGTCGAGGGGCTCACGAAGCGCTACGGGCGGGTGACCGCGCTGGAGGGGGTGAGCATCGCCTTCCCGAGCGGCGGGCTCACGGCCATCCTGGGGCCGAGCGGCTGCGGGAAGACCACGCTGCTCCGGAGCGTGGCCGGCTTCGTCCCGGTGGACGGGGGGCGGATCCTCTTCGGAGGGGAGGATGTGACCCGGTTCCCCCCTCAGGCCCGGGGGACCGCCATGGTCTTCCAGAACTACGCTCTCTGGCCCCACATGACGGTCTTCGACAACGTGGCCTACGGGCTGCGCCTGAAGAAACTGCCGGAAGCGGAGGTGCGGGGCCGGGTGGAGAAGGTCCTCCACCTGGTGGAGATCGGGCATCTCGCCGGGGTGATGCACCGCCGGCCGGCCGCGCTGTCGGGCGGGCAGCAGCAGCGGGTGGCGCTCGCGCGGGCGCTCGTGGTCGAGCCCCGGGTCCTCCTGATGGACGAGCCCCTCTCGAACCTCGACGCGAAGGTCCGCCAGCGGCTTCGGGTGGAGGTTCGGCGGCTCCAGAAGGCAGTCGGCATCACCGCCATCTACGTCACCCACGACCAGGAGGAGGCGCTCGCCATCGCGGACACCGTCATCCTCATGGACACGGGCCGGGTCGTCCAGACCGGGAGCCCGCAGGAGATCTACTTCCGCCCCCGGACCGCCTTCGCCGCCGAGTTCCTGGGGGTGAGCAATCAGCTCCGCGGGACGGCAGAGAGCGGGGCGGTTGCCATCGGTGCCCAGCGGCTCTCCTACGCCGGGGTGGTCCGCGGTCCGGCCACCCTCATCTTCAAGGCCAGCGACGCCAGCCTGACCCCCGGGCATCTCCCTCCCGGTCCCGGGGAGGCCGCCCTCCGGGGAACCCTCGAGGAGCGCCTCTTCCTCGGGGCCATCTACCGCCACTACGTGCGCGTGGAGGGGGAGACGGTCATGGTGGACGGCGCCCAGCCGGCGGAGCCGGGGCCGGTCACCATCCGCCTCCCGGCCGCGAAGCTCCAGGTCTACGCCGCCCCGGAACCGGCCGGGTAGGGGACGAACTCCCGCGCCACCTCCACGGGGCCGCCGAAGGCCCGCGCCGCCTCCTCCCGCAGCGCCTCCGGGGGATGCGGCCCCCAGGGGTCGAGGTGGGTGAGGATCAGCCGGCCCACCTTGGCCTCCCGCGCCACCCGCCCGGCCTCGGCCGCCGTGCTGTGCCTGACACGCTCCGCTTCCGTGCTATCCCCACCGAACGTGGCCTCGTGGACGAGAACATCGGCTCCCCGCGCCAGGCGGACGACGGCTTCGCAGGGCCGGGTGTCGCTGCTGTAGACGACCGTCCCCCGCTCGTCCCTGTCGGCGAAGGTCACCCGGAGTGCGGCATTCGGGACGCTGTGGTCGACCGGGGAGGCCTCGACCCGCAGCGTCCGACCCTCCAGGACCGGCGTCTCCGGCCGGGGCTCGATCTCTACCACGTCCAGGGGAAAGCGGGGGCTGTGCTCGATAGGGAAGAGGGCGATGTAGCGGCGGATGATGGCCGCCGGCTCCGGGAGGGCATAGAGGGTGAGAGGCGCCTGCCGCCCGGTCAACCAGAGCGTGTGAATGAGGGACGGGAGGCCGTAAATGTGGTCCACGTGGGCGTGGGTGATGATGACCCAGCGCAACCGCCTGGCATCCACGCCGGCTCGGAGGATCCTGTGCAGCGGGCTTCCCCCGCAGTCCACCAGCAGCGCCTCGGCCGGCGTGTGGAAGAGGAGGCTCGTGTTGTCCCGCTCGGCGGACGGGGCGGCACCGGCCGTGCCGAGGAACTGGAAGGGCATGAGGGTCAGCCCCCGGCCCGCGAGCCGCCCGGGGGCGCCGGGGCCGGGTCGCCCAGCCCGAAGCGGGTCCGGCAGAAGCGGCAGACGCCGAACTCGCCCTCCCGGGTCAGGTCAATGGGACTCAGGACCAGGGCGTCGCAACGGTGGAAGAGGCCGGTGTCACCGATCCGGTCGGTGGGGAGGCCCTCCCCGGGCTCGAGGCTGACCCGCACCACGCCCTCTCCCAGGATGGCGCGCCCGCCGATGACCGTGACCGGCTCCGTCTGCATCGGATCCTCCCGCCCGCGCCTGCAGGGCGAAGCGCCCCCGAGAATACCCGGCCCACCGGCCCGCCGCAAGGGGCGCCTTTACAGCCCCCGGGCCCTCCCCTATGATGAGTCCGGGGACTCGAAATGGGCGAGAGCGAAAGCGGGAACGTGACCGGTCTTGTCATCGCGCTGGGGGGAAGGATCTACGCCCTGCACGAGGGGACCATCGTCCAGCTCGGCGAGCGGAGAAACCTGGTGCACTCCCTCTGCGTCCACGAGGGGCGCCTCTACGACGCCGGGCGCACGATGCAGGTGGTGGACACCCTCACCGGGGAGACGGTGGCGGAGCGGGACCACTGGGTCCTTGCCCTCTGCTCGCACGCAGGGCGCCTGTACGACGCCGGCTCCACGAACCGGATCTTCGACACCTTCGGCGGGACCGAAGTGGGCAAGCGCGAGGACGCCATCCAGGCCCTCTGCTCCCACGGGGGGCGCCTGTACGACGCCGGCGACTCCTGTCGTGTCTACGACACCCTGGCGGAGAATCCGGTAGCGACCCGGGAGGACTGGATCCTCGCCCTCTGCTCCCACGAGGGGCGCCTTTACGACGCGGGCGCCGGCGGCGAGATCTACGAGACCCTGAGCTCGACCGTCGTCGCCCGGCGGGAGGAGGCGGTGCTGGCGCTGGCCAGCGTGAGGGGACGCCTCTACGATGCCGGGGAGGAGCGGCGCGTCTACGAGACCCTCTCCGGAGCGGTCCTGGGCGAGCGGGAGGAGCCGGTGGCGGTCCTCTGCGCCCACCAGGGGACCCTCTACGACGGCGGCACCCAAGGCTGGCTCTTCGATTCCCTGACCAACCGGAACGTCCTGGCGGGGCGGAAGGCCATCACCGCCGCCTGCAGCGTCCCGGCCGACCTGTTCGCAGCGCTCCTCGCGCGGGGGGAGCAGGTCCCCCAGCCCTCGTGGGGCAAGCTCACCGACTGGTTCGCCGGCTAGGCGTCCCCGCGGGGAAGCCTCCCGGCGCAGGAAGCCTGTTTACTTTCCCCGAGGCCTTGCCTATGATCGGGCGGCGAGTGGGCTTGGCCCTGGTGTTTGTCTTGCTGGCGGCCACGGCTGAGGCGGAGCACGCGGTCGGGCACTGCCGCCCGGCCGAGGCGCCGGCCGCCTTTCCCGCGGACTTCCCCCTCCTCCTCGATGCCGAGTGGGGCTTTCGGCTGGGGGGATGGGGGGGCGGGGAGCGCAGCCGGCCCCCGGGCCGCCGCCCCGTCATCTTCGTGCACGGCAACGGCCGGGACGCCTCGGACTGGGATGACCCGCGGCAGAGCGTCCGGGCGCGCTTCCGCGCGGCCGGTTACCGGGAGCAGGGGCTCTGGGCCCTCTCCTACAACGGGCGGCGGGGGGAGCCACTCACGGCCTGCCGCACCGACAATGCACGGAACGTCCCGGACCTGGCCGCGTTCCTGGACGCCGTCCTGGCCTACACTGGGGCCGGCCGGGTGGACGTCGTGGCCCACTCACTCGGGGTGACGCTCACGCGGGCCACGCTCAAGGCGCACCCGGCACTCGCCGGACGGGTCGGGGCCTTTGTCGCCATCGCGGGGGCGAACCACGGGACGCCCCTCTGCGTGGGG
This genomic window contains:
- a CDS encoding ABC transporter ATP-binding protein, with amino-acid sequence MEVRVEGLTKRYGRVTALEGVSIAFPSGGLTAILGPSGCGKTTLLRSVAGFVPVDGGRILFGGEDVTRFPPQARGTAMVFQNYALWPHMTVFDNVAYGLRLKKLPEAEVRGRVEKVLHLVEIGHLAGVMHRRPAALSGGQQQRVALARALVVEPRVLLMDEPLSNLDAKVRQRLRVEVRRLQKAVGITAIYVTHDQEEALAIADTVILMDTGRVVQTGSPQEIYFRPRTAFAAEFLGVSNQLRGTAESGAVAIGAQRLSYAGVVRGPATLIFKASDASLTPGHLPPGPGEAALRGTLEERLFLGAIYRHYVRVEGETVMVDGAQPAEPGPVTIRLPAAKLQVYAAPEPAG
- a CDS encoding ribonuclease Z, which produces MPFQFLGTAGAAPSAERDNTSLLFHTPAEALLVDCGGSPLHRILRAGVDARRLRWVIITHAHVDHIYGLPSLIHTLWLTGRQAPLTLYALPEPAAIIRRYIALFPIEHSPRFPLDVVEIEPRPETPVLEGRTLRVEASPVDHSVPNAALRVTFADRDERGTVVYSSDTRPCEAVVRLARGADVLVHEATFGGDSTEAERVRHSTAAEAGRVAREAKVGRLILTHLDPWGPHPPEALREEAARAFGGPVEVAREFVPYPAGSGAA